The sequence CCGTCGGCATCCGCTGCAATGGGAGCGGAACGATGAGCGATGTCCGCAACCTGCTGATCCGCGGCAGCGAGAAGGTGATCGAGCACTATCGCGTGCTGCTGGCCGGCGCGAAGACCGAAAGCGAGCGCCAGCTTTATCGTAACAGGATCGAACGCGAGCAGCGCCTGCTGGAAACGCTGCAAGGCGGCATCCCGCAGCGTTCGGCCGCTTGAGCGCACGCTTCGTCCTTCAGGATGAGGCTCAGCGGCCCTTCCACCGATCGATTGCTGCCGCGCGCTCCGTCCTCATCCTGAGGGCCCGCCGTAGGCGGGCGTCTCGAAGGATGCGCGACGGGCGAACTGCCCGCCGCGCCTCACAGCAATTGCTTCAACGCCCGTGCATCGGCCGGCGCTGCGCTCTTCTGGTCGTTGTCGAAATAGACATAGACGTCGCAGCCCTGCCGCTTCCACGACTTGATGCGCCGCGCCCATTGCGTGAGCGTGGCCTTGGTGTAGTGCCCGTGATAGCGCCCGCCCGGGCCATGCCCGCGCACATAGACGAAATCCGCCGTGCGCTTCCAGGGCGAGGGCGCATCGTGATGGTCGGACAGGCACAGCGAGATGTTCTCCTCGGCCAGCATTCGCAGGATGCGCGGCTGATACCAGCTCGGATGCCGGAATTCGAAGCTGTAACGCCGTTTCCTCGACAGCAGCTTGAAGAACGAGGCGAGCCGGTCGGCGTTCGCCTCGAATTGCGGCGGCAGCTGGAACAGGATCGGGCCGATCTTGCCGCCGAGCCGCGAGATGCGATCCTCCAGCAGCTCGAGGCTGTTGACGGAGCGATCCGACAGGCGCTTCCAATGCGTGATGAATTTCGACGCCTTCCAGGCGAAAACGAAGTCGCGGTCGGTCTGCTCCCGCCATCCCGTCACCGCCTCCGGCGTCGGCGTGCGGTAGAACACGCCGTTCAGTTCGGTGGTGTCGAACTGGTCAGCGTAGTAACGCAGCTGCTGCTTCAGCGGCAGGCCTTCAGGGAAGAACGGGCCCCGCCAGGAATCGTAGTGCCAGCCGGAGGTGCCGATCAGAACGCGCGCCATGGGTCACGTGCCATCCATTGTCCTTTTGCCGGATGGGAACGTCCGTGCGGCCGATACGTTGCTCGTGAGCTTGATCAACGCAGGACCGGAACCGATGTACGCGCTGTTCGAAGGCAACAAGCAGATCGGCGATCCCTTTCCCACCGAGAAAGAGGTGTGGGAGGCCGCCTTGATCGAGGGTCTCGTGACCGACGTTCCCGTTGCGGACGAGGAAGGCGGCAGCCGCCTGCGGCCTGCCGGCTATCACGTCGCGCAGGTGGCCGAGCATGTGGACGAGACGTTCGCGCCGCGGCCCGAATGGAAGTTGCCGCGCGAGATCTCCTAACTAGTTCGACGTCAGCGCCGTCTTGGCGACCTCGGCCATCCAGCCCGATGCCACCGGCAGGATCGCGTCATTGAAATCATAGCGTGGGCCGTGCAGCTCGGCGCCATCGCGCAACTCGCCGTTGCCTATCCAGACGAAGGCGCCGGGCCGCTGCTGGAGATAGAACGCGAAATCCTCACCGGCCATGCTGGGCGCGAGGTCGCGACGCACCGGAGCCTGCACCCTCTCCGCGGCGATGCGGGCGAGTTCCGCTTCGGCCGGCGTATTGACCACCACACCTACGCCCCAGACGATCTCGGGCGTGACCTTGACGCCGAAGCTGGTCGCAATCCCCGCGCAGGTGCGCTCGATCCCGTCGAAGATGATGTCCTTCACCGCGTCGCGATGGTACCGCAGCGTGCCGCGGAGGGTCACTCGCCCGGCGATCTGATTCGGCGCGGTGCCGCCTTCGATCGTGCACAGCGAGAGCACGGCGGTGTCGAGCGGATCGACGCCGCGCGAGGTGATCGATTGCAGCGCCACGATCAGATGGCCGGCCGCCACCACTGGGTCACGCGTCAGATGCGGCATGCCGGCGTGCCCGGCATGACCCTCGATGGTGATGGTGATGCGCCCGCCCGAGGCCATGACGACGCCGTCATGCACCGCGATGGTGCCGGCGGCGAGGCCGGGCCAGTTGTGAAAGCCGAACACCCGCTCCATCGGGAAGCGATCGAACAGCCCGGCCGCGACCATGGCGCGCGAGCCGCCAAAGCCTTCCTCAGCCGGCTGGAAGATGAAGTCGACCGTGCCGCTCCAGTCGGTATCGCTGGCGAGCAGCGCTGCTGCGCCGAGCAGCGAAGCCGTGTGCCCGTCATGGCCGCAGGCGTGCATCACGCCTGCTGTCGTCGAGGCGTAGGGCAGGCCGGTATCCTCAAGGATCGGCAGCGCATCCATGTCGGCGCGCAGGCCGACCCGCCTCATCGCATGCCCGCGCGTCAACGTCGCGACGATGCCGTGCCCGCCGATGCTCGCCACGAAGGGAATGCCGAGCTCGGTGAGCCTGTCCTGCACGAAAGCGGCGGTAGCTTTTTCCTGCAGCGACAGCTCGGGATGCGCATGCAGGTGCTGGCGCCACTGGGTCAGTTTCTGGTGCAACTCGGGGGTCAAGGTGGAGGCTCTTTCGGAAGATGTCGGTTGTCGCCACCATAGCGGAATAATCGCGCCTCATAGCAGCCAAGACGACGGTGAGCTCCCTCTCCCGCTTGCGGGAGAGGGCTGGGGAGAGGGTGCCGCCGCGATGGGATACTCCCCGTCCAGAAAGAACCCTCACCCGCGCCTTCGGCGCGACCTCTCCCGCAAGCGGGAGAGGTAAGGCAGAGCCCTATCCCGCCAGCTTCGCCAAGCCGGCCCAGTCAAAACTGATGCCATGGCCCGGGCGGTCCGGCGCAAGCGCCATGCCGTCCTTCAGCACCAGGGGATGCTCGATATATGTGTCCAGCCCAAACCCATGCGCCTCCAGATACGACCGGTTCGGGCAGGCCGCGAGCAGGTGCACGGTGATGTCGTGCGCGCCGTGGCTGGTGACGGGCAGGTTGAAGGCCTCCGCCAACCGCGCGATCTTCATGAAGGCGCTGACGCCGCCGCAATTGGTGACGTCGGGCTCGGGATAGGACACCGCGCCGCTGGCAATGTAGTTCTTGAACTCCCACAGCGAGCGCAGATTCTCCCCCGCCGCGATCGGCACGCCGCCGGCCTGCATGATGCGTGCGTGGCCCGCGACATCGTCGGGAATGATCGGCTCCTCGAGCCAGGTGAGGTCGTAGGGGACGAAGGCACGGGCGGCCCGAATGGCCTCCTCCACCGTCCACTTCATGTTGGCATCCGCCATCAGCGGAAAACCGTCGCCGAGATGCTGCCGCATCGCGGAGACTTTCGCGACGTCCACTTTCAAATCGGGCCGGCCGACTTTCATCTTGATGGCGCGAAATCCCTTGGCGAGATTGCCGTCGGTCTGCTTGAGCAGCGCATCGACCGAGAGATCGAGGTCGATGCCGCCGGCATAGCATGGCACGCGCGAATCGAACCCGCCGAGCAGGCGGTACAGCGGCAGCTTGGCGCGCCGCGCCTTCAGGTCCCACAGCGCGATGTCGAGCGCGGAGAGCGCCAGCACGGTCGGCCCGCCGCGCCCGCCATAATGCAGCGCCCACCAGACGTGATGCCAGATCGCTTCGGTGTCCTCGGCCTCGCGCCCTTCCACCAGCGGCGCGATCTCGCGCTTGAGGATGTCGGCAGTCGCCCCGCCGTTGCGGCCCACCGTGTACGTATAGCCAACGCCTTCGGCGCCGTCGGCATCACGGATGCGACAGGTGATCAGCTCGAATGCGGTGATCTCGCCATGGGTGCTATCGGAGAGCGTGACGGGGAGGGGGATCCGATAGAGTCCGGTCTCGATATTCTCGATGCGTGGCATTGTTCCTTCCTGCGTTCCTTCCTGCTGTTTTGTTGCAGGCTAGGACGATGCGCAGCGCCCGACAAGCGCGCGCCGCGCAAGGCACCTCACCGCATCGTCGCGAGCTGCACCGCCAGCGCACAGGCGCGGTCGTATTCGTCGAGGTTGATCCACTCGTCGATCGTGTGCGCCTCGTTCTGGCCGGCGCCGAAGGTCACCGTCGGAATGCCGTGGCGGACCATCCAATTGGCGTCGAGGCCGCCATTGGCGGCGCGCACGTTCGGAGTGCCGCCCACGGCAGACACCGCCTCGATCGCACGTTTGACCACGGGCAGGCTCTCCTTCATGCGGAACGGATAATAGTCGGTCTCGGCCTTGAACTTGACCTTGCCGGACTTGCCTTGCGCGTTGGTCACCTTCTTGGCCGCCTTCTCGAACGCGGCCTTGTAGGCCTTGGTGATCTCCTTGAAGAATTTTCCGTCATGGCTGCGGCTCTCGCCGCGCACATGCACGTAATCGGTGACCACATTGGTGGCATCGCCCGCCGGGCGGCCTTCGCCGCCGGTGACGGGGCCGACATTGCTGGTGCCTTGCCGCGCGCTCGCGCCCTTGCCCTTCACCACCTTGCCGAACCAGCCGCCGGCCTTCACCTCGGCGAGCGCGAGCGCCATGATCATGGTCGAGGAGATGCCGCGCTCGGGCGCGACGCCGGCATGCGAGGCGCGGCCGAAGATCTCGACGGTCCAGCGATCGGCGCCGACCGCGCCGATGACGACGTTGGAGGCCGAGCCGCCGTCATAGTTGAAGGCCATCACCGGCGAGCCGAGCTCGTCCAGCTTGACATGGCGCGCGCCGTAGAGCCCGCTCTCCTCGCGCACGCAGAACAGCAGCGTGATCGGCGGATGGTCGAGCTTCTGCTTTTCGAGCTCGGCGGCCAACGTCACCAGCACGCCGCAGCCGCAGCGATTGTCGCCGCCGAGCGCAGTCTTCGCTTCATTGACGATCTTGCGGCCGGATTTCTTCGGCTTGGCGCCGGCGCAGAGCGGCACGGTGTCCATATGGGTCATGAACATGATGCGCGGCTGGTTGTGCAGCGCGCCGCGGCCGGGCAGGTCGACGATGAGGTTGCCGGTCTCGGTCGGCACGGGAATGCGGCTGTTGGCATCGTCGAGCCGGATCGCCTTCGCCGGCACGCCGCTCTCCTTCAGCGCGGCCGTGAGCTCACGCCCGATCGCCGCCTCCTGTCCGGTGACGCCTTCCACGGACAGGAAGCGCATGAGGCGATCGGTGGCAGCTTTGGTGTCGACAGGCATGGATCTCATTTCCCTTGATGCGATGCCTGTCAGCATCCCCCGCCGCACCCCGTTATGCAAGCTCGCCCCGACGCATGAGCGACGGCGCTGCGTTGCCGGGCGCGCATGGTCCCGATGCGGCGACGGCTGTCGCGATCTGCCGGCGCAAGCGCGTACCCGGCGGCGCGAATCGGTTGCTTCTGCGCTTTCTAATTTCTGCATTCCAAATTGTGTGAGCACACGTTCGATTGCTCGAGTTTGGAGAAATTTTCGGTCGCGACGAATACGAGAAACCCGAGCAGCACCATTGCGGCGATGTTCAAGCGCATGCTGGGGCCATTCGCAGCGCGGCGATCTTTCTCGAACTTCGAGAGATCGAGCATCCGAAGAACGTCGTCGGGCCGCACATCATCGGCCGGAGCTCCGCCGGTCTCTGATCGTTTTCGAAACGGTATGACATTTCCAAGATGGTCAGGCCGATCGGCTTTCATCTTGCGCCTCAAACAACAGTTCGCGTCGCCATCAAGATTTTGATGATAGGCCCGGCTCTTGCTGGACGTTCCCAGAAATTCTCGGCTGCTGGCGCAATTCAGCGTGATGCCGCGGAGATCGTTGGCGCGCCCCGAGCATATTGTTTCTGTCTGTTGCTCGCCTCCGTTAAATGTCTTCGCCTTCGCGGAAGATCAGCGTGCTCGAATGATCGGCGCTCGAATTTGCGCACGAGCGAACATGACGGTTTGTACAGAATGTCGCACGCAATCGTTATTTTGAGGCCGAGATGTTGTCCGCGATACTTTCCATTCAAAGCAGCGGGTTGATGTGAAATCGGGCACGAAGAGTTAGATGGCGATCAATCTGACAAGGCGACCGAAGCTCGGCGCTACGCTGTTTGGAATCTTTGCACTGGCCGCGGTGGCCTTTGGCTTGTGGTCCGAGCTCCTCGGCAGCGTCAAGCCGGTCGAAGCGGCCGCTCAAAGCGCTTCCAGTCAGGCTGCTGTCAGGATTCCCGTGACCTCTTTCGAGGTGAAGAAGAGCGACTTTCCTGTGCACATCTACGGTCTTGGGGTCGTCTCACCGTTCAAGACGGTGACGGTCAGAAGCCGTGTCGATGGTCAGATCACGAAGGTGTTCTTCAAGCAGGGACAGATGGTGAGGGAGGGCGATCCGCTTCTGCAGATCGATCAACGCCCTTTCACCGCGGCTCTGGAGCAGGCCGTAGCGAAGAAGGCACAAGACGAGGCCAGCCTGAGGAACGACCAGTTGAACCTGGAGCGATTTCAGAAGCTCGCGAAACAACAATTCGAGACCCAGCAAAATCTCGATACCCAGCAGGCGCTGGTCGATCAGATGACCGCGCAGGTGAAGGGCGACCAGGCCGCCATCGACAACGCGCAGACCAATCTCGGTTACACCTCCATCAAGGCGCCGATCAGCGGACGCATGGGCTTCCGGCTGGTCGATCCCGGCAACATCGTGCATGCGGCGGATACGACGGGCATCGTCACCATCGCCCAGCTGCAGCCGATCGCCGTGCAGTTCACGGAACCGGAAGACCAGTTGCAGGCCATCGCCAAGGCCTTTGAAGCCGGCGAGGTGCCCGTCGAGGCGCTGTCATCGGACGGAGCGCGGACATTGTCGCACGGCAGGCTCGCGATCATGGACAATTCGGTGAACCAGGCGACCGGGACCATCGGTCTGAAAGCGCGTTTCGACAACAAGGACAACGCGCTGTGGCCCGGCCTGTCCGTCAACACGCGGATGCTGGTCGACACGCTCAAGCAGGTCGTCGTCGTGCCGCAGGACGGCGTGCAGCACGGGCCGTCCGGCCTGTTCGCATATGTGATCGGCGACAATGGCAAGGTCAGCGTCAGGCCGATCAAGGTCGGTGAGAGCGGCGATGCGAATGCCGTGGTGGCCGAAGGCTTGAACGTTGGCGACAGGATCGTGGTGGCCGGGCAGTCGCGCTTGTTCGAAGGCGCCCTGGTGGACGAAAAGCCGCTGGTCGCTGCGGCCGCGCCGATGACGGATGCGAGCGCCGCCGCAAACCAGGCCGAGGT comes from Bradyrhizobium sp. CCGE-LA001 and encodes:
- a CDS encoding DUF72 domain-containing protein, which encodes MARVLIGTSGWHYDSWRGPFFPEGLPLKQQLRYYADQFDTTELNGVFYRTPTPEAVTGWREQTDRDFVFAWKASKFITHWKRLSDRSVNSLELLEDRISRLGGKIGPILFQLPPQFEANADRLASFFKLLSRKRRYSFEFRHPSWYQPRILRMLAEENISLCLSDHHDAPSPWKRTADFVYVRGHGPGGRYHGHYTKATLTQWARRIKSWKRQGCDVYVYFDNDQKSAAPADARALKQLL
- a CDS encoding amidohydrolase, which encodes MTPELHQKLTQWRQHLHAHPELSLQEKATAAFVQDRLTELGIPFVASIGGHGIVATLTRGHAMRRVGLRADMDALPILEDTGLPYASTTAGVMHACGHDGHTASLLGAAALLASDTDWSGTVDFIFQPAEEGFGGSRAMVAAGLFDRFPMERVFGFHNWPGLAAGTIAVHDGVVMASGGRITITIEGHAGHAGMPHLTRDPVVAAGHLIVALQSITSRGVDPLDTAVLSLCTIEGGTAPNQIAGRVTLRGTLRYHRDAVKDIIFDGIERTCAGIATSFGVKVTPEIVWGVGVVVNTPAEAELARIAAERVQAPVRRDLAPSMAGEDFAFYLQQRPGAFVWIGNGELRDGAELHGPRYDFNDAILPVASGWMAEVAKTALTSN
- a CDS encoding mandelate racemase/muconate lactonizing enzyme family protein codes for the protein MPRIENIETGLYRIPLPVTLSDSTHGEITAFELITCRIRDADGAEGVGYTYTVGRNGGATADILKREIAPLVEGREAEDTEAIWHHVWWALHYGGRGGPTVLALSALDIALWDLKARRAKLPLYRLLGGFDSRVPCYAGGIDLDLSVDALLKQTDGNLAKGFRAIKMKVGRPDLKVDVAKVSAMRQHLGDGFPLMADANMKWTVEEAIRAARAFVPYDLTWLEEPIIPDDVAGHARIMQAGGVPIAAGENLRSLWEFKNYIASGAVSYPEPDVTNCGGVSAFMKIARLAEAFNLPVTSHGAHDITVHLLAACPNRSYLEAHGFGLDTYIEHPLVLKDGMALAPDRPGHGISFDWAGLAKLAG
- a CDS encoding M20/M25/M40 family metallo-hydrolase — translated: MPVDTKAATDRLMRFLSVEGVTGQEAAIGRELTAALKESGVPAKAIRLDDANSRIPVPTETGNLIVDLPGRGALHNQPRIMFMTHMDTVPLCAGAKPKKSGRKIVNEAKTALGGDNRCGCGVLVTLAAELEKQKLDHPPITLLFCVREESGLYGARHVKLDELGSPVMAFNYDGGSASNVVIGAVGADRWTVEIFGRASHAGVAPERGISSTMIMALALAEVKAGGWFGKVVKGKGASARQGTSNVGPVTGGEGRPAGDATNVVTDYVHVRGESRSHDGKFFKEITKAYKAAFEKAAKKVTNAQGKSGKVKFKAETDYYPFRMKESLPVVKRAIEAVSAVGGTPNVRAANGGLDANWMVRHGIPTVTFGAGQNEAHTIDEWINLDEYDRACALAVQLATMR
- a CDS encoding efflux RND transporter periplasmic adaptor subunit, which codes for MAINLTRRPKLGATLFGIFALAAVAFGLWSELLGSVKPVEAAAQSASSQAAVRIPVTSFEVKKSDFPVHIYGLGVVSPFKTVTVRSRVDGQITKVFFKQGQMVREGDPLLQIDQRPFTAALEQAVAKKAQDEASLRNDQLNLERFQKLAKQQFETQQNLDTQQALVDQMTAQVKGDQAAIDNAQTNLGYTSIKAPISGRMGFRLVDPGNIVHAADTTGIVTIAQLQPIAVQFTEPEDQLQAIAKAFEAGEVPVEALSSDGARTLSHGRLAIMDNSVNQATGTIGLKARFDNKDNALWPGLSVNTRMLVDTLKQVVVVPQDGVQHGPSGLFAYVIGDNGKVSVRPIKVGESGDANAVVAEGLNVGDRIVVAGQSRLFEGALVDEKPLVAAAAPMTDASAAANQAEVGKAGSAD